A genomic segment from Lutzomyia longipalpis isolate SR_M1_2022 chromosome 3, ASM2433408v1 encodes:
- the LOC129792160 gene encoding ATP synthase subunit g, mitochondrial — MASLVGKTSSLLSNAMVQARPKFNVFLKYAKVELTPPTPGDIPAIRQGIARLISGARTGAWRNVTVREGWLNTLVAAEVFFWFYVGECIGKRHLVGYKV, encoded by the exons ATGGCCAGCTTAGTCGGAAAGACCTCCTCGCTACTCAGCA ATGCGATGGTTCAGGCTCGTCCCAAGTTCAATGTTTTCCTCAAGTACGCCAAGGTTGAGCTGACTCCCCCCACACCCGGAGACATCCCCGCCATCCGCCAGGGTATTGCACGCCTCATCTCAGGTGCCCGAACGGGAGCTTGGCGCAATGTAACAGTGCGCGAGGGATGGCTCAACACCCTCGTCGCGGCGGAAGTTTTCTTCTGGTTCTACGTGGGTGAGTGCATCGGGAAGCGTCACTTGGTTGGCTACAAAGTCTAA
- the LOC129792161 gene encoding histone-lysine N-methyltransferase NSD2-like, translated as MIWKEKMNLLEEEIPSFYISKSSTKNYPLFQVDILDRRVEVHLEKVDTTEISNDAEEKLIKEPPDSEGVVESSGAEKLPVGTLMWATLSKYPYWPCIVASETEDDGKCLHVRFFGDHGRNGWVTHFFQFNGKDDFLAQKGSGKKFNVNYHYRKQWETAVKEAEEFLEYPIEKRLQSFRKLVEKQKKALLKEVRKKRKPPRNSPADGGDRKRLKLDEAEQGPWRGDLLPVFPLAMREKSTELSESGISTSGSISPCPTLDLGTITPIRVTPEPMVKVSKQLDIEAFFRLNQNQIHTELTLNLRKSHRNVCRFCGSSKGGMVKCTGRCGESFHHKCRIINVDLSNRPKFPVTGDQDWMEDSPSDGGDHMCPECSDDPKVCFVCGKSIAPDDGKQCMERSCMRSYHQECLKIWPQAKMSHAQKFTCPQHLCHICASDDPAGHQVDRKSKLLRCILCPSTYHSTPKCIPAGCEVLSGTRLICPKHWPLASKQINVNWCFICAQGGTLLCCDSCPIAVHEACANTTATEAASYICDDCESGRTLVYGDLVWAKQAHYRWWPAFIVTENCIPETLQNTPHNRGDIGTYFLGSHNWAWLPRKRMFLYQEDDGKGKSSNRLKGSFTKSLDEAKILCQVSRKMQQDDKSDVRVRMEPPPPYKRIKWNQFVAPVKMRDTLMQQDKLIEQCSCKNLMELDKCGAQSSCMNRYLQIECSDEICASGRECQNRRFTRCEYPATEIIRTQSRGWGLVTSEELHEGDFVIEYVGEILNSQQVEQRIKHKQETRNNVYYFLTLTNNLTIDAEHKGNVSRFINHSCDPNCMAQTWTVKGATRVGIFAIKDIPKGTELTFDYKWDNHDTAGTICQCGATTCSGSIGGNRKPRLNVSQRKIVKETKRTEPASH; from the exons ATGatttggaaggaaaaaatgaaTCTCCTGGAAGAAGAAATCCCATCATTTTACATCTCTAAATCTTCAACGAAGAATTATCCATTGTTCCAAGTTGATATTTTGGATCGAAGAGTTGAGGTTCATTTGGAAAAAGTTGATACAACGGAGATCTCAAATGATGCCGAAGAGAAGTTAATCAAGGAGCCCCCTGATAGTGAAGGAGTAGTAGAGTCATCGGGTGCAGAGAAGCTCCCAGTGGGGACACTCATGTGGGCAACATTGTCCAAATACCCATACTGGCCATGTATTGTGGCTTCAGAGACTGAAGATGACGGGAAGTGTCTTCATGTTAGATTCTTCGGGGATCACGGGAGGAATGGGTGGGTGAcacatttctttcaatttaatgggAAAGATGACTTCCTCGCACAGAAAGGTTCCGGgaagaaattcaatgtgaattaCCACTACCGGAAGCAGTGGGAGACTGCAGTGAAAGAAGCTGAGGAGTTCCTTGAATATCCCATTGAGAAGCGTCTGCAATCCTTCAGGAAGCTTGTTGAGAAGCA GAAAAAAGCCTTATTGAAGGAAGTTAGAAAAAAGCGTAAGCCTCCAAGGAATTCCCCTGCAGATGGTGGGGATAGGAAGAGATTGAAATTAGATGAAGCAGAGCAGGGTCCGTGGCGTGGAGATTTACTGCCGGTATTCCCGCTTGCAATGCGAGAAAAATCCACAGAGCTGTCTGAGAGTGGAATTAGCACATCCGGAAGCATTAGTCCGTGCCCAACGCTTGATTTGGGCACTATAACACCCATCCGGGTAACTCCGGAGCCAATGGTGAAGGTATCCAAGCAGCTGGACATTGAAGCCTTCTTCCGGttgaatcaaaatcaaattcacACGGAACTCACGCTGAACCTCCGGAAGAGCCATCGAAATGTCTGTCGCTTCTGCGGAAGCTCCAAGGGGGGCATGGTGAAGTGCACGGGGCGCTGTGGGGAATCATTTCACCACAAATGCAGGATAATCAATGTTGATCTCTCAAATCGTCCCAAATTCCCCGTGACTGGAGATCAGGACTGGATGGAGGATTCCCCGAGTGATGGTGGTGATCACATGTGCCCAGAATGCTCAGATGATCCCAAGGTGTGCTTTGTATGCGGCAAATCCATTGCACCGGATGACGGGAAGCAGTGTATGGAGAGATCCTGCATGAGATCCTATCATCAGGAGTGTCTGAAGATTTGGCCACAAGCAAAGATGAGTCATGCACAGAAATTCACTTGTCCCCAGCATTTGTGTCACATCTGTGCATCAGACGATCCAGCTGGTCATCAAGTTGACCGGAAG TCAAAACTCCTTCGATGTATTCTCTGCCCCAGTACATACCACAGCACGCCAAAATGTATTCCAGCCGGATGTGAAGTCTTGTCAGGCACGCGCCTCATTTGCCCCAAACACTGGCCATTGGCGTCGAAGCAGATCAATGTGAATTGGTGCTTCATCTGTGCCCAAGGCGGTACTCTTCTGTGCTGCGACAGTTGCCCCATTGCTGTTCACGAGGCGTGTGCAAACACAACAGCCACGGAGGCTGCCAGTTATATTTGCGATGATTGCGAATCCGGAAGAACGTTGGTTTACGGGGATCTCGTGTGGGCCAAACAAGCACACTACCGCTGGTGGCCTGCCTTCATTGTCACCGAAAACTGCATCCCGGAAACTCTGCAGAACACCCCACACAATCGCGGGGATATTGGAACGTACTTCCTGGGTTCACACAACTGGGCGTGGTTGCCGCGTAAACGAATGTTCCTCTACCAGGAAGACGATGGGAAGGGCAAGAGTAGCAATCGCCTCAAGGGGTCCTTCACAAAATCCCTCGATGAGGCAAAAATTCTCTGTCAAGTCAGTAGGAAGATGCAGCAAGATGACAAGTCCGATGTGAGGGTTCGCATGGAACCACCGCCGCCGTACAAAAGGATCAAATGGAATCAATTTGTTGCCCCGGTAAAGATGCGCGACACACTGATGCAACAGGATAAATTAATAGAGCAGTGCTCGTGCAAGAATCTAATGGAATTGGACAAGTGCGGTGCGCAGTCGTCGTGCATGAATCGCTACTTGCAAATTGAGTGCAGCGATGAGATTTGCGCATCGGGCAGGGAGTGCCAGAATCGACGCTTCACACGGTGTGAGTATCCAGCAACGGAGATCATTCGtacacagagtcgtggctgGGGATTGGTGACAAGTGAGGAGCTGCACGAGGGAGATTTTGTCATTGAGTACGTTGGGGAGATTCTCAATAGTCAGCAAGTTGAGCAACGCATCAAGCACAAGCAGGAGACTCGGAATAATGTCTACTACTTCCTCACACTCACAAATAACCTGACCATTGATGCTGAGCACAAGGGCAATGTATCGCGATTCATTAATCACTCATGTGATCCCAATTGTATGGCTCAAACGTGGACGGTGAAGGGAGCAACGCGTGTGGGCATATTTGCCATTAAGGACATTCCGAAG GGAACTGAATTAACTTTTGACTACAAGTGGGACAATCATGATACAGCTGGAACAATCTGTCAGTGTGGGGCAACTACGTGCTCTGGTTCAATTGGGGGCAATCGGAAGCCACGGCTGAACGTTTCCCAGcggaaaattgttaaagaaaCCAAAAGGACCGAACCTGCATCACATTGA
- the LOC129792163 gene encoding histone-lysine N-methyltransferase NSD2-like yields the protein MIWKEKMNLLEEEIPSFYISKSSTKNYPLFQVDILDRRVEVHLEKVDTTEISNDAEEKLIKEPPDSEGVVESSGAEKLPVGTLMWATLSKYPYWPCIVASETEDDGKCLHVRFFGDHGRNGWVTHFFQFNGKDDFLAQKGSGKKFNVNYHYRKQWETAVKEAEEFLEYPIEKRLQSFRKLVEKQKKALLKEVRKKRKPPRNSPADGGDRKRLKLDEAEQGPWRGDLLPVFPLAMREKSTELSESGISTSGSISPCPTLDLGTITPIRVTPEPMVKVSKQLDIEAFFRLNQNQIHTELTLNLRKSHRNVCRFCGSSKGGMVKCTGRCGESFHHKCRIINVDLSNRPKFPVTGDQDWMEDSPSDGGDHMCPECSDDPKVCFVCGKSIAPDDGKQCMERSCMRSYHQECLKIWPQAKMSHAQKFTCPQHLCHICASDDPAGHQVDRKSKLLRCILCPSTYHSTPKCIPAGCEVLSGTRLICPKHWPLASKQINVNWCFICAQGGTLLCCDSCPIAVHEACANTTATEAASYICDDCESGRTLVYGDLVWAKQAHYRWWPAFIVTENCIPETLQNTPHNRGDIGTYFLGSHNWAWLPRKRMFLYQEDDGKGKSSNRLKGSFTKSLDEAKILCQVSRKMQQDDKSDVRVRMEPPPPYKRIKWNQFVAPVKMRDTLMQQDKLIEQCSCKNLMELDKCGAQSSCMNRYLQIECSDEICASGRECQNRRFTRCEYPATEIIRTQSRGWGLVTSEELHEGDFVIEYVGEILNSQQVEQRIKHKQETRNNVYYFLTLTNNLTIDAEHKGNVSRFINHSCDPNCMAQTWTVKGATRVGIFAIKDIPKGTELTFHVWAIVNQWTQ from the exons ATGatttggaaggaaaaaatgaaTCTCCTGGAAGAAGAAATCCCATCATTTTACATCTCTAAATCTTCAACGAAGAATTATCCATTGTTCCAAGTTGATATTTTGGATCGAAGAGTTGAGGTTCATTTGGAAAAAGTTGATACAACGGAGATCTCAAATGATGCCGAAGAGAAGTTAATCAAGGAGCCCCCTGATAGTGAAGGAGTAGTAGAGTCATCGGGTGCAGAGAAGCTCCCAGTGGGGACACTCATGTGGGCAACATTGTCCAAATACCCATACTGGCCATGTATTGTGGCTTCAGAGACTGAAGATGACGGGAAGTGTCTTCATGTTAGATTCTTCGGGGATCACGGGAGGAATGGGTGGGTGAcacatttctttcaatttaatgggAAAGATGACTTCCTCGCACAGAAAGGTTCCGGgaagaaattcaatgtgaattaCCACTACCGGAAGCAGTGGGAGACTGCAGTGAAAGAAGCTGAGGAGTTCCTTGAATATCCCATTGAGAAGCGTCTGCAATCCTTCAGGAAGCTTGTTGAGAAGCA GAAAAAAGCCTTATTGAAGGAAGTTAGAAAAAAGCGTAAGCCTCCAAGGAATTCCCCTGCAGATGGTGGGGATAGGAAGAGATTGAAATTAGATGAAGCAGAGCAGGGTCCGTGGCGTGGAGATTTACTGCCGGTATTCCCGCTTGCAATGCGAGAAAAATCCACAGAGCTGTCTGAGAGTGGAATTAGCACATCCGGAAGCATTAGTCCGTGCCCAACGCTTGATTTGGGCACTATAACACCCATCCGGGTAACTCCGGAGCCAATGGTGAAGGTATCCAAGCAGCTGGACATTGAAGCCTTCTTCCGGttgaatcaaaatcaaattcacACGGAACTCACGCTGAACCTCCGGAAGAGCCATCGAAATGTCTGTCGCTTCTGCGGAAGCTCCAAGGGGGGCATGGTGAAGTGCACGGGGCGCTGTGGGGAATCATTTCACCACAAATGCAGGATAATCAATGTTGATCTCTCAAATCGTCCCAAATTCCCCGTGACTGGAGATCAGGACTGGATGGAGGATTCCCCGAGTGATGGTGGTGATCACATGTGCCCAGAATGCTCAGATGATCCCAAGGTGTGCTTTGTATGCGGCAAATCCATTGCACCGGATGACGGGAAGCAGTGTATGGAGAGATCCTGCATGAGATCCTATCATCAGGAGTGTCTGAAGATTTGGCCACAAGCAAAGATGAGTCATGCACAGAAATTCACTTGTCCCCAGCATTTGTGTCACATCTGTGCATCAGACGATCCAGCTGGTCATCAAGTTGACCGGAAG TCAAAACTCCTTCGATGTATTCTCTGCCCCAGTACATACCACAGCACGCCAAAATGTATTCCAGCCGGATGTGAAGTCTTGTCAGGCACGCGCCTCATTTGCCCCAAACACTGGCCATTGGCGTCGAAGCAGATCAATGTGAATTGGTGCTTCATCTGTGCCCAAGGCGGTACTCTTCTGTGCTGCGACAGTTGCCCCATTGCTGTTCACGAGGCGTGTGCAAACACAACAGCCACGGAGGCTGCCAGTTATATTTGCGATGATTGCGAATCCGGAAGAACGTTGGTTTACGGGGATCTCGTGTGGGCCAAACAAGCACACTACCGCTGGTGGCCTGCCTTCATTGTCACCGAAAACTGCATCCCGGAAACTCTGCAGAACACCCCACACAATCGCGGGGATATTGGAACGTACTTCCTGGGTTCACACAACTGGGCGTGGTTGCCGCGTAAACGAATGTTCCTCTACCAGGAAGACGATGGGAAGGGCAAGAGTAGCAATCGCCTCAAGGGGTCCTTCACAAAATCCCTCGATGAGGCAAAAATTCTCTGTCAAGTCAGTAGGAAGATGCAGCAAGATGACAAGTCCGATGTGAGGGTTCGCATGGAACCACCGCCGCCGTACAAAAGGATCAAATGGAATCAATTTGTTGCCCCGGTAAAGATGCGCGACACACTGATGCAACAGGATAAATTAATAGAGCAGTGCTCGTGCAAGAATCTAATGGAATTGGACAAGTGCGGTGCGCAGTCGTCGTGCATGAATCGCTACTTGCAAATTGAGTGCAGCGATGAGATTTGCGCATCGGGCAGGGAGTGCCAGAATCGACGCTTCACACGGTGTGAGTATCCAGCAACGGAGATCATTCGtacacagagtcgtggctgGGGATTGGTGACAAGTGAGGAGCTGCACGAGGGAGATTTTGTCATTGAGTACGTTGGGGAGATTCTCAATAGTCAGCAAGTTGAGCAACGCATCAAGCACAAGCAGGAGACTCGGAATAATGTCTACTACTTCCTCACACTCACAAATAACCTGACCATTGATGCTGAGCACAAGGGCAATGTATCGCGATTCATTAATCACTCATGTGATCCCAATTGTATGGCTCAAACGTGGACGGTGAAGGGAGCAACGCGTGTGGGCATATTTGCCATTAAGGACATTCCGAAG GGAACTGAATTAACGTTTCACGTTTGGGCCATCGTCAATCAGTGGACCCaatga